ACGCGCAGCCACTCGGTGGCCGCCGCCCCGTCGAGCATGAAGACGTCGTCGGCGTGGATGAACGTCTCCACCCCGAACTTGCCCGCGTCGCGGATGTGGTCGATGTGGCCGTGGGTCAAGATGATCGCGACCACCGTGAGGTTTTCCTCAGCGCAGAACTTTTCGACGCGCGCGTGCGCCCCGTAGCTCGGGTCGACGACAACGGCCTCGCCGGTGTCCTCGTTGGCCACGATGTAGCAATTGGTTTGCAGCGGGCCCGCCGCGAATCCGATGATCTGCACGTTGTTGCTACCCGTTGTTTCCGGTCAGGGCGGCCGCGGCAGCGTCGTAGTCCGGCTCGTTGGTGATTTCGCTGACCAGCTCGGTGTAGACGACGTTGTGCTCGGCGTCGGTGACAATCACCGCACGGGCGAGCAGGCCCTCAAGCGGGGAGCCCTCGAGGCGCAGGCCGAAATCCTCGCCGAAGGAGGAGCGAAACGCCGATGCAGCGGTGACCTTGTCAATACCCTCCGCGGCGCAGAAGCGCTGCTGGGCGAAGGGGAGGTCCCGGGAGATGCACAGCACCTCGGTGTTGTCGAAGTCCGCGGCCAGCTTGTTGAAGGCGCGAACGGATGCCGCGCACACGCCGGTATCGAGTGAGGGGAAGATGTTGAGCACAAGGCGCTTGCCCGCGAAGTCGGATGCGGCAACGGGGTTCAGGTCGCCGCCGACGAGCTCGAAGTTCGGCAGGGCGTCGCCCACTGCGGGCAGCTCGCCGGAGGTCGTGGTCTGGTCATTTTTAAAGGTTACGGTAGCCATATCCACCACCGTAGTGGTCTGTGGTGGGTACTGCCACGGCGCTGCTAGGCTGAAACACCGCACATCTTAGAAGGCAAGCGAGTCAATGGAGGAAGCCATCGTGTCCCAGGCGCCCAATAATGAACAGCGTGGCAAGGAAGCGTTGCGCGACCTTGAAAAGGAGTTGGGGGCTCGCGACCGTAAGGAAAAGACCAAGCCGTGGGCTGTTGCCGCGGCCTCGCTGGCTGTCCTCGCCGCCATCGGCGGAGGCATCTACTTCCTGGCCAACCAGGAACCGGAGCCGATCCAGGCCGAGCCGCTGTCGCTTACTCGCTCTACCCCGCTGCCCGCCACCGTGAGCTGCTCGTACGAGGAGCAGGAGGGACAGAAGGACAACTTCGTCGGCGTGCCCCCGAGCGACAACGTCTCCACTGAGGGCACCGTCACCGTGACCCTGGAGACCTCTGCCGGCCCGATCGGCATGGAGCTGGACCGCTCCGTCTCCCCCTGCACGGTCAACGCCGTCGAGTACCTGGCCACGGAGGGCTACTACAACGACACCGTGTGCCACCGCCTGACCACAGGCGAGGGCCTCAAGGTCCTGCAGTGCGGCGACCCGACGGGCACCGGCTCGGGCGGGCCCGGCTTCCAGTTCCCCAACGAGTACCCCACCGACGAGGCGCTTGAGACGATCGACACCTCCCAGATCCCGGAGGGCGTGCCGGCGGAGCAGGCCGAGCAGTACAAGGGAATGCTCTTGCAGCAGCAGCAACCAGTTAAGTACGAGCGCGGCACCATCGCGATGGCGAACGCAGGCCTGGACACCAACGGCTCGCAGTTCTTCCTCAACTACGGCGATTCCTCGCTTCCGCCGGCCTACACCTACTTCGGCCGCATTGACGACGCCGGCCTGGCCACCCTCGACGAGGTTGCCGCCCGCGGCACCGCCGACGGCCAGCCCGACGGCGCGCCGAAGGACGAGGTCCGCATCACCTCCGCCACGGTGAGCTAGGCGCTTGTCGACGCCCCACCCCAACGCCCCCGGCCCCAGTCGATCTGACACTCCGATAGACCGTGAGTGAACTTTAGAAGAACAAGGGCCGGGGGCCTTGCGCACCCTCTATTACTGCGACTATGTTCAAATCCTGTACATGTCATGTCTGGCAGATAGGAAAAACCATGAAGCTTCGTAACAGCCTCCTCGCAGTCGTTACCGCAACCGCACTCGTCTCCGGCGGCGTCGCCGCACCGGCTCACGCCCAGACCTCCCCGCTCGAGGCCCTCAGCTCGCTGTCCTCTGACAAGGGCACCACTGAGCCGACCACCACCCCCGAGGAGGAGGGTAGCTCGGCGAAGGATGCTAACGACATTGGGAAGTCTGTGTCCACCTGGATCGGCGTCATCGCAGCTGCTATCGGCCTGCTCAGCACCATCCTCACCTTCGCCACCAAGAACCTCGGCGTTACCCTGCCAAAGCTCGGCTAAGAGCTGACATTCAACCGCCCGTGCCCCACAGTTCGGAGGCCGGGCGGTTTTTGCGTGCTGGCTCTACGCAGTCACGCGGTAGATGTCGAACACGCCCTCGATGTTGCGCACGTGCTTCATGATCGAGCCGAGCTGCTTGGTGTCCGAGACGACAACGGTGAACCGCACGGTGGCGACGTAGTCGTTGCCCAGTTGCGAGGCCAGAGCGACGATGGGTAGACGCTGCTCGGACAGGACACCTGTAATCTCTGCGAGCAGCCCCTGGCGGTCCAGGGCCTCAACCTGCAAGGTCGCTTCGGATGCGGCTCCCGGGGCGGACGCGCCGGCCCACGAGACGTCGACAAGCCGCTCTGGCTCTTCGTTCAACTTCGCCGCGTTGGTGCAGTCCCTGCGGTGGACGGAGACTCCGCCGCCGCGGGTGACGAAGCCGAAGATCTGGTCGCCGGGCACAGGCTGGCAGCATTTGGCCAGCTTCGCCAGCATGTCCGGGCTGCCCTCGACCAGGATTCCATTCGCCGACGCCGCGACCTTGGAGCGGACCAGCTCCGACATCGGCGTGCGCGCGGCAAGGGCGTCAACTGCGTCCTCCTCGTCGCCGAACAACTCGGTGAGCATCCGGGCGACGTGTTGTGCGGAAACAGTTCCTGCGCCGATTGCCGTGTACAGCGCGTCCACATCTGGGTAATGCAGGCGCTGGGTGATCTGACGCATGGATTCGGCAGTGAAGAGCCGGTGCATCGGCAACCCGCCGCGCTGCACCTCCGCGGCGAGCGCGTCCCGGCCTGCCTCGAGGTGCTCCTCCCGGCGTTCCTTGGCAAACCACTGGCGGATCTTGGACCTCGCCCGGGGCGAAACCACGAAGTCTTGCCAGTCCCTCGACGGGCCGGCGTTCTGGTCCTTGGACGTGAAAATCTCCACGCGGTCGCCGGAAACCAGCTCGGATTCGAGGGCCACCAGCTTGCCGTTGACTTTCGCACCGATGCAGCGGTGGCCCACCTCTGTGTGCACCGCATAGGCGAAGTCGACGGGAGTCGATCCCGCTGGGAGGTTGACCACGTCACCCTTCGGTGTGAACGCGAAGATCTGCTGCGAGGTCAGGTCGTAGCGCAGTGCGTCGAGGAACTCGTTCGGGTCCGCGGCCTCCTTCTGCCAGTCGAGCAGCTGGCGCATCCACGCCATCTGGTCGACCTCGGCCTGGTCGCCCTTGTGGGAGCCCTTCGTCTCCTTGTAGCGCCAATGCGCGGCGACACCGAACTCCGCGTTGTAGTGCATCTCGTGCGTTCGCACCTGCACCTCGAGCGGGCGGCCGCTATCCGTCATCACCGTGGTGTGCAGCGACTGGTACACGCCGAAGCGGGGGTTTGAGATGTAGTCCTTGAACCGCCCCGGCATCACCGAGTACATGGAGTGCACCACGCCGACGGCGGCGTAGCAGTCGTGCACGTTGTTCACCAAGACGCGGATTCCCACCAGGTCGAAGATTTCATCGAACTCGTGGCCGCGAACGACCATCTTCTGGTAAATCGACCAGTAGTGCTTCGGCCGACCCATCACCTCGGCGGTAATGCTGTTAGCTTTCAGCTCCGCCTGTAACTCGGCGCTTATCTCGCGCAGAGCCCTGTCGCGGGAGGGTGCGCGGTCCGCGACTAACCGCACGATTTCCTCGTACTTCTTCGGGTACAAGATGGCGAAGGCGAGGTCTTCCAGCTCCCACTTCACGCTCGCCATGCCGAGGCGATGCGCCAGCGGGGCGATGACGTCGAGAGTTTCTTTCGCCTTCTTCGCCTGCTTCTCCGGCGGCAAAAAGCGCATGGTGCGCATGTTGTGCAGGCGGTCAGCGACCTTGATCACCAGCACACGCGGATCCTCCGCCATAGCAACGATCATCTTGCGGATAGTCTCAGCCTCGGCCGCCGCACCGAGGGCGACTTTGTCCAGCTTCGTCACACCGTCGACAAGCTTGGCCACCTCGGGCCCGAAATCTTCGGACAGGTCGTGAAGCGAGTAGTCGGTGTCCTCCACAGTGTCGTGCAACAAAGCCGCGACGAGCGTTGTGGTGTCCATGCCGATTTCGCCGCAAATCGTGGCCACGGCAAGCGGGTGGGTGATGTAGGGATCACCCGACTTGCGGGTCACACCTTCGTGCAGGCGCTCAGCGGTGTCGTAAGCGCGGTTGAGCACGTCCGCGCTGGCTTTCGGGTGGTAGCGGCGGTGAATCGACATGAGCGGGTCCAGCACCGGGTTGACGCGGGTGCGCCCTCCCGTCAGCGAGCGCGCAAGACGCGCGGATACGCTGCGCACGCTCGAGCCCGAGCGCTTCTGCGCCTTCTCATTCGCCATAGCGGGCCCTTTCTCGCGTGCGTACGTCTAGCGCTCGTGCTCGAGGACGACCAGCGGGGCGTCGCCAAGCTTCTCCCGCCCGCCAAGGCCGTCGACCTCGAGCACAACTGCGTATCCAACGACGCTACCACCGGCGCGTTCAATAAGTTCCGTCGCCGCCACCAACGTTCCGCCGGTCGCGAGGACGTCGTCGATAAGCACGACCTTCTTGCCCGCGAAGTCGATGCCCTCGGCTGGCACCTCGAGGGCGGCGGAGCTGTACTCCGTCTCGTACTCCTCGGTGATGACGGGTGGCGGCAACTTCCCCTTTTTGCGGATGGCGAGGATACCGATGCCGAGCTCGTAGGCGACGGCCGAGCCGATGAGGAAACCGCGCGCGTCGAGACCGCCGATCATGTCGGCGCCGAAAGCGCGGCTCGCCTCGGCCAGTTCCCGGATGACTACGGCGAGCGCGTCGCCGTCCGCGAGTACAGGGGTCAAGTCCTCGAACAGAACTCCCTTTTCGGGGAAATCCTGCACCTTGCGAATCCTAATCTCCAGCGCCTCGCGCGCTGTCGAGTACTTGCTGCTGGCTGGGTCGATGGGCACGTTGAGTCCTCGCTTACTCTCGGCTTAGTTAGTTGGTTCGGCCGTCTTGTCGGCGGACTCTGGACGGAGTTGCCACCGGTCCATGTTCCAACCGATGCCGGTTGGGCCTGTGTACACGATAACGTTTGCCAGGTTGCGGTCGACGGCGAATGACCTCGGCTGCGCGGCCAGCGGGATGCTCGGCAGCGTTGTCCACAGCTCAGCCTCCTTCTTCCGCATCGCATCCAGGTCCTGCGCCCGCGAGCCGGGGGCGCTGTATTCCGTCTGCGGGTTGACCGGCCGCAGCATCGCGTCGATCTCGCCTTCGACGCCCGCATCCTCGCCCCACTCCCCCTTTTCGATCCTGCTGAGATCGCGCAGGGTCTTGCCCTCACCTGTGGATTTAGTGACGTCGACGACGGTAATGCCCGCCGGCTCGCACGAGGCGCGGATCGACTCCACCATTGCCGCCATGCGTTTCGACGGGTGCACGTACCCGACCCGCAGTTCCAAACCAGCGGCCGCCTTCGCGCCCTCGACGTCCACATCCATGCGGGGCGCCACGATGTCGTCAAAACGCCGTGCGAGCGGGTCGTTGTGGGAAACGAGGTGTACGGAAGTGGCAGGGACCTCCACACCCGAGGCCCCGCTCGAGGCCGCGGCAACCGCCCGCGGGTCGACGCATTTTGCCAGAGCTTGTCGACGCTCGTAGTACGACCACGGTCCGAAAGACTCGAACGTGAGGGAATCTGTCAGCGAGCCGACCGTGGTGGTGACGTCCAATGCGTTGCCCTCGGCGTCCACATCGAGCCAGTCAGGATCTGGCTCATCCAAGTCCGCGATACGAAGGTTGTCCTGGTTTCGCAGCTCCGCCGAGTCAGCAGAACCCGGCCACACGACGATCTCTTTCGTCAGCGGGGCGTCGCCGTAGTAGTTCTCGTTGGCGGTCAACGTGACCTGCCCTGCCTCACCGACGTCCGCAATCTTGTAGGGGCCGAAAGACACCTGCATCTCAGGATCGAACTGAGCGAGGTTGAACCCTTCGCGCCACACCTCCGCGATGGGCCGGAGAACGTCGACGCTGCCGGAGGTAAGGTCCGCGTTCAACGCCGCCTCGTCCTTTCCCAGCTTCCCGGCTACGGCGTGAGCCGGAAGAACTGTGCCGGCGCCGAAGAGATCCCTCCACCGAGCGCCCTGGCCCTCCGCGAAGACGAGATCGAAGTTCTTGGCGCCCGGCGTGCAATCGAGTCGCTCCACGTCCTGAAACAGGGGCATGTGCGAGCCGAACAGTTCGGGGTTCTTCCCCGCGGTGTAGGCGAGCAAGTAATCGGTGCACGTCACCGGGGCGCCGTCGGAGAACGAGGCCTCCGCGGACAAGGAGTACTCCACGATGCGCTGCGCGCCTGGCAGCGCCTGCGCGCGCACCAGATCCGTATTCGGAATCACCTGGCCGCTGGGCCCCGGGACGAACACCCCGGGGTAGAGCCTTCCTGACAGCATCTGCGCGAACTCAGAGGCTCCGACCTCGGTTCCCGCGTTCGTGGTGCTCAGCTCGACCGGCACCTGGTAGCCGAAGTGGTTGCCCGCCTGCTCTTCGGTTGTACCGGCGTCGATGCCCGAACATGCTGCGAGTGACGTTCCAACGATAGTGACGGCGGCGACGATGCTGACTGCCCTCAGAGCAAGGCGACGAACCACGAGCGGCTTCCTTCCTAATCAGACCCGGTTTGGGGCCCTTCGGGTGCTAACGAGAGTTGGGGCGCCAGGACACCGTAGTCGGCACCGCGTTTTCCGTCATCACCGCAGCGCTATCCACAACCGGGGCGGACACCGAGCGCTTCGGCGCTCCGGAACCGGATGCGTCCGCACCGTTACCGTCTGTGCTCTCACCCGTCCTGAACGCGGCCACCTCCCTGTTGTGCTGTTTGTACTTCTTCTGCCGATTCACCAGGGACACCAGGATCGGGGTGGCCAGGAACAACGAGGAGAAAATGCCCTCGATCACACCGATGAGCTGGATTAGTGCGAGGTCGCGCAGCGTGCCCACTCCCATCATCCACACAGCAACAACCATGAGCGCGATGATGGGCAGCGCGGAGATGACTGAGGTGGAGATCGAGCGCATGACGGTC
This window of the Corynebacterium qintianiae genome carries:
- a CDS encoding adenine phosphoribosyltransferase codes for the protein MPIDPASSKYSTAREALEIRIRKVQDFPEKGVLFEDLTPVLADGDALAVVIRELAEASRAFGADMIGGLDARGFLIGSAVAYELGIGILAIRKKGKLPPPVITEEYETEYSSAALEVPAEGIDFAGKKVVLIDDVLATGGTLVAATELIERAGGSVVGYAVVLEVDGLGGREKLGDAPLVVLEHER
- the tpx gene encoding thiol peroxidase, which produces MATVTFKNDQTTTSGELPAVGDALPNFELVGGDLNPVAASDFAGKRLVLNIFPSLDTGVCAASVRAFNKLAADFDNTEVLCISRDLPFAQQRFCAAEGIDKVTAASAFRSSFGEDFGLRLEGSPLEGLLARAVIVTDAEHNVVYTELVSEITNEPDYDAAAAALTGNNG
- a CDS encoding peptidylprolyl isomerase, giving the protein MEEAIVSQAPNNEQRGKEALRDLEKELGARDRKEKTKPWAVAAASLAVLAAIGGGIYFLANQEPEPIQAEPLSLTRSTPLPATVSCSYEEQEGQKDNFVGVPPSDNVSTEGTVTVTLETSAGPIGMELDRSVSPCTVNAVEYLATEGYYNDTVCHRLTTGEGLKVLQCGDPTGTGSGGPGFQFPNEYPTDEALETIDTSQIPEGVPAEQAEQYKGMLLQQQQPVKYERGTIAMANAGLDTNGSQFFLNYGDSSLPPAYTYFGRIDDAGLATLDEVAARGTADGQPDGAPKDEVRITSATVS
- a CDS encoding RelA/SpoT family protein — translated: MANEKAQKRSGSSVRSVSARLARSLTGGRTRVNPVLDPLMSIHRRYHPKASADVLNRAYDTAERLHEGVTRKSGDPYITHPLAVATICGEIGMDTTTLVAALLHDTVEDTDYSLHDLSEDFGPEVAKLVDGVTKLDKVALGAAAEAETIRKMIVAMAEDPRVLVIKVADRLHNMRTMRFLPPEKQAKKAKETLDVIAPLAHRLGMASVKWELEDLAFAILYPKKYEEIVRLVADRAPSRDRALREISAELQAELKANSITAEVMGRPKHYWSIYQKMVVRGHEFDEIFDLVGIRVLVNNVHDCYAAVGVVHSMYSVMPGRFKDYISNPRFGVYQSLHTTVMTDSGRPLEVQVRTHEMHYNAEFGVAAHWRYKETKGSHKGDQAEVDQMAWMRQLLDWQKEAADPNEFLDALRYDLTSQQIFAFTPKGDVVNLPAGSTPVDFAYAVHTEVGHRCIGAKVNGKLVALESELVSGDRVEIFTSKDQNAGPSRDWQDFVVSPRARSKIRQWFAKERREEHLEAGRDALAAEVQRGGLPMHRLFTAESMRQITQRLHYPDVDALYTAIGAGTVSAQHVARMLTELFGDEEDAVDALAARTPMSELVRSKVAASANGILVEGSPDMLAKLAKCCQPVPGDQIFGFVTRGGGVSVHRRDCTNAAKLNEEPERLVDVSWAGASAPGAASEATLQVEALDRQGLLAEITGVLSEQRLPIVALASQLGNDYVATVRFTVVVSDTKQLGSIMKHVRNIEGVFDIYRVTA
- a CDS encoding ABC transporter substrate-binding protein; translation: MVRRLALRAVSIVAAVTIVGTSLAACSGIDAGTTEEQAGNHFGYQVPVELSTTNAGTEVGASEFAQMLSGRLYPGVFVPGPSGQVIPNTDLVRAQALPGAQRIVEYSLSAEASFSDGAPVTCTDYLLAYTAGKNPELFGSHMPLFQDVERLDCTPGAKNFDLVFAEGQGARWRDLFGAGTVLPAHAVAGKLGKDEAALNADLTSGSVDVLRPIAEVWREGFNLAQFDPEMQVSFGPYKIADVGEAGQVTLTANENYYGDAPLTKEIVVWPGSADSAELRNQDNLRIADLDEPDPDWLDVDAEGNALDVTTTVGSLTDSLTFESFGPWSYYERRQALAKCVDPRAVAAASSGASGVEVPATSVHLVSHNDPLARRFDDIVAPRMDVDVEGAKAAAGLELRVGYVHPSKRMAAMVESIRASCEPAGITVVDVTKSTGEGKTLRDLSRIEKGEWGEDAGVEGEIDAMLRPVNPQTEYSAPGSRAQDLDAMRKKEAELWTTLPSIPLAAQPRSFAVDRNLANVIVYTGPTGIGWNMDRWQLRPESADKTAEPTN